One window of the Melanotaenia boesemani isolate fMelBoe1 chromosome 14, fMelBoe1.pri, whole genome shotgun sequence genome contains the following:
- the cracd gene encoding capping protein inhibiting regulator of actin dynamics isoform X1: MFPKVLLQWRAAISSCAAEIAERRRQGKFQPFRRLFGKKKKREAKGCFDGTELKSSFSTGEVCNGVVSDNEESNQNLRELNPIGSRALSHDSIFIPEEPVKKCGLDHSMSQENVSDKVRNLQRQIAQGIKFGQRPPSLRKSEGDEGSSDEEQVPPSPLKVLAQVEAEPPTTEPKQVQGAQASGQPSTPVKSPRSKRVLPPTGTIESINLDAVPQSVPRLDNTAAKHKLSVKPKNQRISRKHRRFTQDFQEVSIPGVVQEDLEAAGISLEEQRRASVDESREGLKKQKLHEAERQEARRRRELEEQRLREEEEERMKRAEELRLRELEEERCRRKQQEEEEKRMREKAERRRREEEEERRRQEEAERRRRQEEERRIREEEEKRREEAERRKREEEERKIREEEERRRREEEERMKKLEAERRMREEEEHRQREEEERRRLEELRKKEEEEKRKREEEARRQQELEAEKKRKQKEEDERKKREAEKQRMQEMEEKNKLEAEERMRKEEEQRRMSLEEANGSSEAQEKKRRAEELRWKEMEERQRPFSFKVSSGEKQILFQKVNLTPVTPTSSHQSAAVADQKEGAMASSPDGSDSPNLPTSPYVPHTAILVTGAQLCGTAVNLDQIKDTACKSLLGLGEDRKAQGTPPVKSKTSPDRKSGKTKSLNESALSTDKSSAAVLAEWASIRSKIFKGVEDGKYDEYPDSVNRHQTQPSSEEQAPFAHTNLRKTMSASAKFSITPAKKKFGDSNRNSEVFVPDDKEVGGEAAQSDSHTAASPAPTSKPQNKASKTVRITERGSDECMFAKDLPSFLVPSPGERPDGSELKSRLQCEKETSESKEEGEEQGQDSEDNPSPFGIKLRRTNYSLRFHSEQSTEKRKKRYSAGDSFDGVPSPLTPIEPDSDASSVFSDKVSPTSPQREGAVSKYLHASASPSIPRSKQGKSTSPTPHQEGDKVLSKPPLYKRPTTSPKPSGGVPTPPSSPLPKVVHRSPCDDMIQRMGGADSPSQEQAGRNEEQSVVAQLHRSSQGQVQGEEEPREKRSFFPSINIPWREKTDRKTELIKREKPSLQSRHSLDSAKVQEKEAGPLWITLALQKQKGFREQQQNREERRSQRETKLAEKQARERDSASLVSPTESKGSTSPSSKPQTPEEPKRPDSLLGRFDRREHLKKANTLPSSVTVEIADSTPSPPSVKDVSKRFPSSDSPQVSTEPAWLALAKRKAKAWSDCPQIIK, translated from the exons ATGTTCCCTAAGGTTTTACTGCAGTGGCGCGCAGCCATCTCGAGCTGCGCTGCTGAAATAG CAGAGAGAAGACGACAGGGCAAATTCCAGCCCTTCAGAAGACTGTttgggaagaaaaagaaaagggaggcAAAAGGGTGCTTTGATGGAACAGAACTAAAAAGCAGTTTTTCCACTGGGGAAGTGTGCAATGGAGTTGTATCTGACAATGAGGAGTCTAATCAAAATCTGAG GGAGTTGAATCCCATTGGATCTCGAGCTCTCTCCCACGACAGCATCTTTATCCCTGAGGAGCCTGTGAAGAAGTGTGGACTGGATCACAGCATGTCCCAGGAAAACGTTTCAGACAAAGTTAGGAATCTGCAG AGGCAGATAGCACAAGGTATTAAGTTTGGCCAGCGGCCTCCTTCACTTCGGAAAAGTGAAGGAGATGAGGGCAGTTCAGATGAAGAACAGGTTCCCCCGAGCCCTCTTAAGGTTTTGGCCCAGGTTGAAGCTGAGCCCCCAACAACAGAGCCAAAG CAGGTCCAAGGAGCTCAAGCATCTGGACAGCCCAGCACTCCGGTGAAGTCCCCGAGGTCCAAACGAGTTCTTCCACCAACTGGTACAATCGAGTCCATCAACCTAGACGCCGTTCCTCAGTCTGTTCCTCGCTTAGACAACACCGCCGCCAAGCATAAGCTGTCGGTTAAACCTAAAAACCAGAGGATTTCCCGCAAACACAGACGGTTCACACAG GACTTCCAGGAGGTATCCATTCCTGGAGTGGTGCAAGAGGACCTGGAGGCCGCAGGCATCTCCTTAGAGGAACAGCGCAGAGCGTCTGTTGATGAGTCAAGAGAAGgcttaaagaaacaaaaactccATGAGGCAGAAAGACAGGAagcaaggaggaggagggagctggaggagcagaggctcagagaggaggaggaggagaggatgaaGAGAGCTGAGGAGCTGAGGCTGCGTGAACTGGAGGAGGAGAGGTGTCGTAGAAAAcagcaggaagaggaggagaagaggatgagagaaaaggcagaaaggaggaggagggaggaagaggaagaaaggaggagacaggaggaggcagagagaaggaggaggcaggaggaggaaagaaggatcagagaggaggaagaaaagaggcGAGAGGAGgctgagagaagaaaaagggaggaggaggaaaggaagatcagagaagaggaagaaaggaggaggagagaggaggaggaacggATGAAGAAGCTGGAAGCAGAAAGGAGGATGCGAGAAGAAGAGGAGCATCGTCAGCgggaggaagaagagaggaggcGACTGGAAGAgctgaggaagaaagaggaagaagaaaagaggaagagagaggaggaggcgaGGAGGCAGCAAGAGCTCgaggcagagaagaagaggaagcagaaagaagaagatgaaaggaagaaaagagaagCTGAGAAACAGAGgatgcaggagatggaggaaaagaataaactggaagcagaggagaggatgaggaaagaagaagagcagAGGAGGATGTCATTAGAGGAAGCTAATGGGAGCTCTGAGGcacaagagaagaagaggagagctGAGGAGCTTCGCtggaaggagatggaggagagacAGAGGCCGTTCTCTTTCAAAGTCTCTTCTGGAGAGAAACAGATTCTCTTCCAGAAAGTCAACCTGACGCCTGTTACGCCAACCTCCAGCCACCAGAGTGCCGCTGTTGCTGATCAAAAAGAAGGAGCAATGGCTTCCTCCCCCGATGGATCTGACTCCCCCAACCTGCCAACATCTCCATATGTCCCCCATACAGCCATCCTGGTGACAGGCGCCCAGCTATGTGGGACAGCTGTCAATTTAGACCAGATCAAAGACACAGCTTGCAAATCCCTGCTGGGTTTGGGAGAGGATAGAAAGGCCCAAGGCACACCACCAGTAAAGAGCAAGACCTCTCCAGACCGCAAATCAGGAAAAACCAAGTCCCTCAATGAGTCTGCGCTCTCTACGGACAAGTCCAGCGCAGCGGTGCTGGCTGAATGGGCGAGTATAAGATCAAAGATATTCAAGGGGGTGGAAGATGGAAAGTATGATGAGTACCCAGATTCCGTTAACAGGCATCAGACTCAGCCTAGTAGTGAAGAACAGGCTCCATTTGCTCATACGAACCTCAGAAAGACCATGTCTGCCAGTGCAAAGTTCTCCATCACCCCTGCAAAGAAGAAGTTTGGAGATTCAAACAGGAACTCTGAGGTATTTGTTCCAGATGATAAAGAAGTAGGAGGAGAAGCTGCTCAATCTGACAGCCACACTGCAGCCTCTCCAGCTCCAACTAGTAAACCTCAGAACAAAGCAAGTAAAACGGTCCGCATCACTGAAAGAGGATCAGATGAGTGTATGTTTGCCAAAGACCTCCCTTCATTCCTGGTTCCAAGCCCTGGGGAGAGACCTGACGGGTCAGAGTTAAAGAGCCGACTGCAGTGTGAAAAAGAGACATCTGAAAGcaaagaggagggagaggagcagggACAGGACAGTGAAGATAACCCCTCTCCATTTGGCATAAAGCTGAGGAGAACTAACTACTCTCTGCGTTTTCACAGCGAACAGTCCacagagaaaaggaagaaacGCTACAGCGCTGGGGACAGCTTTGATGGCGTCCCTTCACCTCTAACTCCCATCGAGCCTGACTCTGATGCCTCCTCTGTCTTCTCTGATAAAGTAAGTCCTACATCGCCTCAGAGAGAGGGAGCAGTTAGCAAGTACTTACATGCCTCTGCCTCCCCCTCCATACCCCGAAGCAAGCAGGGCAAATCTACCAGCCCAACTCCGCACCAAGAAGGGGACAAAGTGCTTTCCAAACCACCCCTCTACAAAAGACCAACAACTTCACCCAAGCCGTCTGGTGGAGTCCCAACACCTCCTTCATCTCCGCTGCCTAAGGTAGTACACAGGTCTCCCTGTGATGACATGATCCAGAGGATGGGGGGCGCAGACTCACCAAGCCAGGAGCAGGCCGGGAGGAATGAGGAACAGTCAGTGGTTGCCCAGTTGCACCGGAGCAGCCAAGGCCAGGTTCAAGGGGAAGAGGAGCCAAGAGAGAAGCGATCATTCTTTCCCTCCATTAACATCCCCTGGAGAGAGAAGACAGACCGAAAGACCGAGCTCATCAAGAGAG AAAAGCCATCCTTACAGAGCAGGCACTCACTGGACAGTGCGAAGGTCCAGGAGAAGGAGGCTGGACCCTTATGGATCACACTGGCTCTGCAGAAGCAAAAAGGCTTCAGGGAGCAGCAGCAAAACCGTGAGGAGCGTCGAAGCCAAAGAGAGACCAAACTGGCAGAAAAGCAAGCCAGAGAGCGAGACAGC GCTTCACTGGTGAGCCCCACAGAGAGCAAAGGGAGCACCAGTCCTTCTTCTAAACCTCAGACGCCAGAGGAGCCCAAGAGGCCCGACAGCCTCCTGGGACGATTCGATCGTCGAGAACACCTGAAAAAGGCCAACACTTTACCGAGCTCTGTCACTG TTGAAATCGCAGACTCTACACCGTCGCCACCTTCCGTCAAAGACGTGTCAAAGCGCTTCCCCTCCAGCGACTCTCCACAGGTGTCCACGGAGCCAGCCTGGCTGGCTCTGGCCAAACGAAAGGCTAAAGCCTGGAGCGACTGTCCTCAGATCATCAAATAA
- the cracd gene encoding capping protein inhibiting regulator of actin dynamics isoform X2, translated as MSQENVSDKVRNLQRQIAQGIKFGQRPPSLRKSEGDEGSSDEEQVPPSPLKVLAQVEAEPPTTEPKQVQGAQASGQPSTPVKSPRSKRVLPPTGTIESINLDAVPQSVPRLDNTAAKHKLSVKPKNQRISRKHRRFTQDFQEVSIPGVVQEDLEAAGISLEEQRRASVDESREGLKKQKLHEAERQEARRRRELEEQRLREEEEERMKRAEELRLRELEEERCRRKQQEEEEKRMREKAERRRREEEEERRRQEEAERRRRQEEERRIREEEEKRREEAERRKREEEERKIREEEERRRREEEERMKKLEAERRMREEEEHRQREEEERRRLEELRKKEEEEKRKREEEARRQQELEAEKKRKQKEEDERKKREAEKQRMQEMEEKNKLEAEERMRKEEEQRRMSLEEANGSSEAQEKKRRAEELRWKEMEERQRPFSFKVSSGEKQILFQKVNLTPVTPTSSHQSAAVADQKEGAMASSPDGSDSPNLPTSPYVPHTAILVTGAQLCGTAVNLDQIKDTACKSLLGLGEDRKAQGTPPVKSKTSPDRKSGKTKSLNESALSTDKSSAAVLAEWASIRSKIFKGVEDGKYDEYPDSVNRHQTQPSSEEQAPFAHTNLRKTMSASAKFSITPAKKKFGDSNRNSEVFVPDDKEVGGEAAQSDSHTAASPAPTSKPQNKASKTVRITERGSDECMFAKDLPSFLVPSPGERPDGSELKSRLQCEKETSESKEEGEEQGQDSEDNPSPFGIKLRRTNYSLRFHSEQSTEKRKKRYSAGDSFDGVPSPLTPIEPDSDASSVFSDKVSPTSPQREGAVSKYLHASASPSIPRSKQGKSTSPTPHQEGDKVLSKPPLYKRPTTSPKPSGGVPTPPSSPLPKVVHRSPCDDMIQRMGGADSPSQEQAGRNEEQSVVAQLHRSSQGQVQGEEEPREKRSFFPSINIPWREKTDRKTELIKREKPSLQSRHSLDSAKVQEKEAGPLWITLALQKQKGFREQQQNREERRSQRETKLAEKQARERDSASLVSPTESKGSTSPSSKPQTPEEPKRPDSLLGRFDRREHLKKANTLPSSVTVEIADSTPSPPSVKDVSKRFPSSDSPQVSTEPAWLALAKRKAKAWSDCPQIIK; from the exons ATGTCCCAGGAAAACGTTTCAGACAAAGTTAGGAATCTGCAG AGGCAGATAGCACAAGGTATTAAGTTTGGCCAGCGGCCTCCTTCACTTCGGAAAAGTGAAGGAGATGAGGGCAGTTCAGATGAAGAACAGGTTCCCCCGAGCCCTCTTAAGGTTTTGGCCCAGGTTGAAGCTGAGCCCCCAACAACAGAGCCAAAG CAGGTCCAAGGAGCTCAAGCATCTGGACAGCCCAGCACTCCGGTGAAGTCCCCGAGGTCCAAACGAGTTCTTCCACCAACTGGTACAATCGAGTCCATCAACCTAGACGCCGTTCCTCAGTCTGTTCCTCGCTTAGACAACACCGCCGCCAAGCATAAGCTGTCGGTTAAACCTAAAAACCAGAGGATTTCCCGCAAACACAGACGGTTCACACAG GACTTCCAGGAGGTATCCATTCCTGGAGTGGTGCAAGAGGACCTGGAGGCCGCAGGCATCTCCTTAGAGGAACAGCGCAGAGCGTCTGTTGATGAGTCAAGAGAAGgcttaaagaaacaaaaactccATGAGGCAGAAAGACAGGAagcaaggaggaggagggagctggaggagcagaggctcagagaggaggaggaggagaggatgaaGAGAGCTGAGGAGCTGAGGCTGCGTGAACTGGAGGAGGAGAGGTGTCGTAGAAAAcagcaggaagaggaggagaagaggatgagagaaaaggcagaaaggaggaggagggaggaagaggaagaaaggaggagacaggaggaggcagagagaaggaggaggcaggaggaggaaagaaggatcagagaggaggaagaaaagaggcGAGAGGAGgctgagagaagaaaaagggaggaggaggaaaggaagatcagagaagaggaagaaaggaggaggagagaggaggaggaacggATGAAGAAGCTGGAAGCAGAAAGGAGGATGCGAGAAGAAGAGGAGCATCGTCAGCgggaggaagaagagaggaggcGACTGGAAGAgctgaggaagaaagaggaagaagaaaagaggaagagagaggaggaggcgaGGAGGCAGCAAGAGCTCgaggcagagaagaagaggaagcagaaagaagaagatgaaaggaagaaaagagaagCTGAGAAACAGAGgatgcaggagatggaggaaaagaataaactggaagcagaggagaggatgaggaaagaagaagagcagAGGAGGATGTCATTAGAGGAAGCTAATGGGAGCTCTGAGGcacaagagaagaagaggagagctGAGGAGCTTCGCtggaaggagatggaggagagacAGAGGCCGTTCTCTTTCAAAGTCTCTTCTGGAGAGAAACAGATTCTCTTCCAGAAAGTCAACCTGACGCCTGTTACGCCAACCTCCAGCCACCAGAGTGCCGCTGTTGCTGATCAAAAAGAAGGAGCAATGGCTTCCTCCCCCGATGGATCTGACTCCCCCAACCTGCCAACATCTCCATATGTCCCCCATACAGCCATCCTGGTGACAGGCGCCCAGCTATGTGGGACAGCTGTCAATTTAGACCAGATCAAAGACACAGCTTGCAAATCCCTGCTGGGTTTGGGAGAGGATAGAAAGGCCCAAGGCACACCACCAGTAAAGAGCAAGACCTCTCCAGACCGCAAATCAGGAAAAACCAAGTCCCTCAATGAGTCTGCGCTCTCTACGGACAAGTCCAGCGCAGCGGTGCTGGCTGAATGGGCGAGTATAAGATCAAAGATATTCAAGGGGGTGGAAGATGGAAAGTATGATGAGTACCCAGATTCCGTTAACAGGCATCAGACTCAGCCTAGTAGTGAAGAACAGGCTCCATTTGCTCATACGAACCTCAGAAAGACCATGTCTGCCAGTGCAAAGTTCTCCATCACCCCTGCAAAGAAGAAGTTTGGAGATTCAAACAGGAACTCTGAGGTATTTGTTCCAGATGATAAAGAAGTAGGAGGAGAAGCTGCTCAATCTGACAGCCACACTGCAGCCTCTCCAGCTCCAACTAGTAAACCTCAGAACAAAGCAAGTAAAACGGTCCGCATCACTGAAAGAGGATCAGATGAGTGTATGTTTGCCAAAGACCTCCCTTCATTCCTGGTTCCAAGCCCTGGGGAGAGACCTGACGGGTCAGAGTTAAAGAGCCGACTGCAGTGTGAAAAAGAGACATCTGAAAGcaaagaggagggagaggagcagggACAGGACAGTGAAGATAACCCCTCTCCATTTGGCATAAAGCTGAGGAGAACTAACTACTCTCTGCGTTTTCACAGCGAACAGTCCacagagaaaaggaagaaacGCTACAGCGCTGGGGACAGCTTTGATGGCGTCCCTTCACCTCTAACTCCCATCGAGCCTGACTCTGATGCCTCCTCTGTCTTCTCTGATAAAGTAAGTCCTACATCGCCTCAGAGAGAGGGAGCAGTTAGCAAGTACTTACATGCCTCTGCCTCCCCCTCCATACCCCGAAGCAAGCAGGGCAAATCTACCAGCCCAACTCCGCACCAAGAAGGGGACAAAGTGCTTTCCAAACCACCCCTCTACAAAAGACCAACAACTTCACCCAAGCCGTCTGGTGGAGTCCCAACACCTCCTTCATCTCCGCTGCCTAAGGTAGTACACAGGTCTCCCTGTGATGACATGATCCAGAGGATGGGGGGCGCAGACTCACCAAGCCAGGAGCAGGCCGGGAGGAATGAGGAACAGTCAGTGGTTGCCCAGTTGCACCGGAGCAGCCAAGGCCAGGTTCAAGGGGAAGAGGAGCCAAGAGAGAAGCGATCATTCTTTCCCTCCATTAACATCCCCTGGAGAGAGAAGACAGACCGAAAGACCGAGCTCATCAAGAGAG AAAAGCCATCCTTACAGAGCAGGCACTCACTGGACAGTGCGAAGGTCCAGGAGAAGGAGGCTGGACCCTTATGGATCACACTGGCTCTGCAGAAGCAAAAAGGCTTCAGGGAGCAGCAGCAAAACCGTGAGGAGCGTCGAAGCCAAAGAGAGACCAAACTGGCAGAAAAGCAAGCCAGAGAGCGAGACAGC GCTTCACTGGTGAGCCCCACAGAGAGCAAAGGGAGCACCAGTCCTTCTTCTAAACCTCAGACGCCAGAGGAGCCCAAGAGGCCCGACAGCCTCCTGGGACGATTCGATCGTCGAGAACACCTGAAAAAGGCCAACACTTTACCGAGCTCTGTCACTG TTGAAATCGCAGACTCTACACCGTCGCCACCTTCCGTCAAAGACGTGTCAAAGCGCTTCCCCTCCAGCGACTCTCCACAGGTGTCCACGGAGCCAGCCTGGCTGGCTCTGGCCAAACGAAAGGCTAAAGCCTGGAGCGACTGTCCTCAGATCATCAAATAA